taCTGGTAAGGGTAATACAATTTTTtgcacatgatttattttgtcaTTATGAGATTGATTATGacaaattggattttttacatttaaggTACAGTGAAATGATTTAATCATTCTTAAAAGTAAAGAAGAACAAGCTAACATCAAGGgcttcttagttttttattttttattttttcagccgagtaaaatgatttaattccttttaaaataaaaaaaaatgttaacattCAAGAGTGTTTATCTTTTCAATATGAATATTGTTGTTATGACTAAGTTAACTTGATTTGGAAATGTAATTTACATAAATGTTATTAAAATGGTGGTTGACATGTGCGTTGCATGTATTAATGCATGGACAATGGTTGTGCTCTTCAAACGGTACATGTAGAGTTTCTTAGCAACCATATGTTAACTTCTAAGGTGGTGTTCAAATCATCTCAACAACACCTTTATCCTTCAACAATACATGTGGCCAATGAATCTCTGGTTGTATGTCAATgatctttttttcccttcatttatttattctttttaatttttatgtttgactctctatattttcaaaatagtcctttaatttgtttttccttcaaatttggttctttgttattatttattttatatgaaataatttacaaaattagattttttttcaatttcatcttcctttttattttttcatgtgtcAAATttcatctctatttttttaattgctatttgttttgtttgaaataaattttaaaattgatttttgtttttacgatttcatcctcattcttttcattactatttttttatcatgattgtttttaaaaaaataatattttttttttgttttatctttcaacattaaagTGGTTGAGAATTTCAACATGTTGCAATTTGAGAGAGTAACTCATGTTTAAGAAATTCATTTGGgctagcttaattttttttaaaagtcatgttttttttcagtttcatccttcaacatttatttaatttgaaattggactatgtgttttttattttattttctatatgatttttcactaattttaaaaataataagggcTATCTcagatttttttcattgttctttgttaagtttatttttttttagagttttgtttttaaattaagttaaatcaattgattaaatatagaTATAAGATGCtcacttcatgatattttatgtAACTTGCTTTCTAAATTATTACTCAAAAGATGTGTGTGGTCTCTTTTGGTGTCATCGTGTAGCCTTTCACAAATATATTGGAACTATTCAATAAGCTCTTTTATTAAACTTAGTCTAGTAAATAACTTATATCTTGGATTTTTCTCATTTCCTTAAAAAATGCTGAGTAgcctaaatatgtttttatattaaaaaaaataatatacacgCGACCTGTCTAGTTTCTACAAAATCTATACATTCACGAGAAATTACTGGGTTGAACTTTGAAATCCGGGTAAAGATCGGGAAGGGGACTAGAATTTGGTTTTACCGCAGTAATTTGACTGTGGTAGTTGCAACGTCGACGATTCTTAGGTTGGTGGTTGGATATTGTATTTACATACTCTCACTTTCTGTAGTCAACTAATGGTTAgggtaaattatattttcatccttATATATTATTCAATGTTTCACTTCTATCCCACCAtctaatatttcttaatttcacccctgtagttttttaaaaagttaagatTTTCTTATCATTactaaataactaataaaaagataaatcctttttttttttcacattttaattCTTCTTTCGTAGTTTTCCCTTGACCTAGGTTGCAtgatttatatgtgtgtgtatatatatatattttatttatttaaagttttttatgttattaaaaaaatagttataagaCCTAATTTATAACtgattagaaaaaatatctAGGATTAATGCTTTGTTGATTTAACTAGAAATTCAACCGTTTTGGATCTtaattttaccaagttaatttatcggatctaattaaatttaataattataatcaagaaatgttattttttctctcaaacCTCTTAATATAACGAAAACACTGGAAAACTTGAAACAATGAAAActtaaaaactcaaattaaaaaaagcggTCTATTTAATGAATAAGGGTAAAGTTAGAATCTTAGGAAACTTGAAAGGTAACATTGAGAAAATGTAAACTATAGGGTTGAAGTGCAACATTTATGTAAATGAGAAGCCACTTGAAGTTTACGGTAttgtataattataataataattattattattataaaaagaaaacaaataaaataaaaagaaaataaaaatctgaagcCACCCTTGTGGTGATGTCTCCTTTTCTCCTCCTCATTTCCATGTACTTGTTGCGCCGAAGCAGTGAAGTTTTGGTCTCAACAACAAAGTAAATATTACTTTTGTTGCTGTGCtttaagcaaaaacattttccaggtAAAAGGGTTTTCCTTTTtactatttctttttgtttctctaTGTGGAAAGCTTTTGCCTATTCAAATTGCTTTGCTTTTATTGTAATCGTACCTGTGTTTAGCTTTTCAGTAGAATTTCTTTATTGGGTTCTTGCTTTGTTGCCAGCTTTTTTATTTCTGATCTGTTTTTCCGCAAAagattcaatatttttgtttgattctaCTTGGGGTGCAGTGATGATGTCTATACAGATGAGCCCTTTTGATCTTGTTGAGAGTAAAATGGTTTATggggtttattttagttattgaagttttattgaatctttgtttgtttttattagaatCAGATGCAGAATGATGGGTCTGGTAGAGATGGCACCACCAGAGCTGGTGGAGATGTGCCCCTCACTGAGGTTGACCTGGAGAAGCAGGATAACAGTAAGGTGTTCCCGCAAGAAGGCGGTAATGGGGTCTTGTCAGGGAATTCTGATTATTCACCAGTGATTGCCATTGTGGTTTCTAATGGCGAGTCTCCTGTGGCTGCCAGCAAGGAAGAGTTGCATAGTGTGGATTTTCCCAGAAAAGGGTCGTTGTCAAGGAATTCAAGTTCGCACGAACAATGCAGGTTTACCCACTCATACTTCTAATAAATCTTGCCTAGTTATTAATTATCTGCACTGTGTGTTCTGGGTTTTCCATTCTTTTGGTCTTGCTTGATTTGATTGGTTTGTGGCCTTAATTGGCTATGAAATTGATGAGTGTGTTTCATGTCATAAACTTGTGGATTTTCTCGTTTCATGTTCATAGTTTAGTGTGCTTTTATATGCACTTTTTTCAGCAGTCATAGTGCTGCCCTGGTATGGATTGAGTGTTGTGCAACATTGGGTACAGAAATCTAAATCTTTATTGACCTAATGGAACTACACACAAGCAATAAGTAGGTTACTTTGTTATTCTTCAGAGTTTGTCAGCAGGAGAAGGAAGAAGTTCTCATAGATCTTGGATGCAAATGTAAAGGCGGTCTTGCAAAAGCCCATCGCACATGTATTGATACTTGGTTTAGCACAAGAGGGTCCAACAAATGTGAGATATGCCAGTAAGTCCTTCAACATGCTGCTTATGCTATGAAGTTGGCACAGAGAGGtttatgaattgtttttatatgttttaaatcttttattgcAGGGCTGTAGCTGTAAATGTGTCACCTCCAGAATCTCAGCCAATTGTAGGTATTCTATACCTGAGTACAAAAAATCACAGTATGCTTAAGATAgcccttttcattttcatctggTCTAAATTCGACCCATGCATTGGATTTTGGAATGCCATGCAAGCTCATTCATCTTTTTTGGGGTCTGCCTATGTTAGCTTATCATATGAGCttctaaaatcaaaatgaaagtgCTGGGAatcccccccccaaaaaaaaatacccaaatGTTATGCCTTAAAAAATCCTTATAAGGGATTACGCTATGCAGGGAAGCATGATTTATAGATAGTTGTTTCAGCATTATGGTTTGATGACAAAGAGTTTGTATGAGAGACCAAGTAGTGTTTAAATGTTGACATTCTGTTTATaatctgaattttttgttgCGTGTATTTTATGAAGCAGGCAAACTACTGGGTTTGGAGAATTGACCCAAACTTTAGACCACGAGACCGTGATAGGGTAAGCCAATTACTGTGTCAATCCACTGCAAGTATGTGTTCTTTTTTGGATATGATGTTCAATGTGATGAGTTTGAGCGCGTTCATCTTTGAAACAGGGCTGTTTTAGTCCTCTTTGGGTGGCGTTCTCAATCCTTATTGGTGGTCTCTTGTTGGATGTGCTGATATCCATCACCCTTGGTGTTTCTGCCTTACCTGTTAACATAATAATTGGTAAGCACGTCTATATTAGTTTAAACAGTTGACTGACTTGTTCATATCCAAACTGTATTATTCCAAAATGAAGAACATTATGCATGTTGATGTTGAAACTATACACATTGTACAGGGGTCATTGTTGTTCTCGGACTTGGAACTGCGCTTCGGCTAGCCCTGGAATTCTGCCATGAGTGGAGTTTTAGGAGAGCAGTTCAAAGGGCAGATGCCAATGAGAATCATGGTTACCATCCATCTTCGTAGTAAATGTGTATAGGATGAAGATACAACTCACGAGAGAGGTCTTAATTTGTTGGGGAAGTACACATAAAGTAttcaacttttatatatatatagcatgtcTTGTTTGGGGATGGTTGTTGATTCTTGCTGAGTGTGCTCGCACATGACAATACACACTAATGCAGTGTTTGGCACTGTGctcagaaagtgtttttttttttttttaaattgatttttattttattttgctttaaattaatatgttttttatgttttccgatcatttttatatacttatattaaaaataatttttaaaaaataaaaaaagtattattttaatgtgttttaaaataaaaaacacttt
This is a stretch of genomic DNA from Populus alba chromosome 11, ASM523922v2, whole genome shotgun sequence. It encodes these proteins:
- the LOC118040761 gene encoding uncharacterized protein isoform X1 codes for the protein MQNDGSGRDGTTRAGGDVPLTEVDLEKQDNSKVFPQEGGNGVLSGNSDYSPVIAIVVSNGESPVAASKEELHSVDFPRKGSLSRNSSSHEQCRVCQQEKEEVLIDLGCKCKGGLAKAHRTCIDTWFSTRGSNKCEICQAVAVNVSPPESQPIQANYWVWRIDPNFRPRDRDRGCFSPLWVAFSILIGGLLLDVLISITLGVSALPVNIIIGVIVVLGLGTALRLALEFCHEWSFRRAVQRADANENHGYHPSS
- the LOC118040761 gene encoding uncharacterized protein isoform X2, which translates into the protein MQNDGSGRDGTTRAGGDVPLTEVDLEKQDNSKVFPQEGGNGVLSGNSDYSPVIAIVVSNGESPVAASKEELHSVDFPRKGSLSRNSSSHEQCRVCQQEKEEVLIDLGCKCKGGLAKAHRTCIDTWFSTRGSNKCEICQAVAVNVSPPESQPIANYWVWRIDPNFRPRDRDRGCFSPLWVAFSILIGGLLLDVLISITLGVSALPVNIIIGVIVVLGLGTALRLALEFCHEWSFRRAVQRADANENHGYHPSS